The following are from one region of the Zonotrichia albicollis isolate bZonAlb1 chromosome 15, bZonAlb1.hap1, whole genome shotgun sequence genome:
- the HRH2 gene encoding histamine H2 receptor: MRAGLLHPCSDTMDPCYNHTSSQKSMDHPMQLLVGFFLGILIVITLCGNIIVCLAVTLDRRLRSVTNRIIVSLAITDLLLGLLVLPFSAYYELTKEWPFGRVLCNIYTSLDVMLCTASILNLLMISLDRYFAITTPLRYGQVVTPSRVAVGLAVIWTVSLMVSFLPIHLGWNTKGTAVQNTSTTCSKECTLGVNLEYGLVDSLLTFYIPLVIMCITYYRILRIAREQAKRINHTWGNAPMSPMVKEHKATMTLAVVLGAFIVCWFPYFTLFTYRGVSGDSQVKGTLMSIVLWLGYANSALNPILYGTLNKDFRVAYQNLLHCCRTGYPRNSHLPPLQQAQPRGRQGQSRQEGKPLKLEVRNEKGTLLTDGALKSTGAFL; the protein is encoded by the exons ATGAGAGCAGGActgctccatccttgcagtGACACCATGGATCCATGTTACAACCACACAAGCTCTCAAAAAAGCATGGACCACCCCATGCAGCTGCTGGTCGGGTTCTTTCTGGGCATCCTCATCGTGATCACTCTCTGTGGTAACATCATCGTGTGCCTGGCCGTCACCCTGGACCGGCGGCTGCGGAGCGTGACCAACCGCATCATCGTCTCCCTGGCCATCACAgacctgctgctggggctgctggtgctgcccttCTCTGCTTACTACGAGCTCACCAAGGAGTGGCCCTTTGGCAGGGTTCTGTGCAACATCTACACCAGCCTGGACGTCATGCTGTGCACGGCCTCCATCCTCAACCTCCTCATGATCAGCCTGGACCGCTACTTCGCCATCACCACCCCGCTCCGCTACGGCCAGGTGGTCACTCCCTCCCGGGTGGCCGTGGGCTTGGCTGTCATCTGGACTGTTTCACTGATGGTCTCCTTCCTACCCATCCACCTGGGCTGGAACACCAAGGGGACGGCGGTGCAGAACACAAGCACCACCTGCAGCAAGGAGTGCACGCTGGGAGTGAACCTTGAGTATGGGTTGGTGGACAGCTTGCTCACCTTCTACATCCCTCTGGTCATCATGTGCATCACCTACTACAGGATACTCAGGATAGCCAGGGAGCAAGCCAAGAGGATAAACCACACGTGGGGCAACGCACCCATGTCCCCCATGGTGAAGGAGCACAAAGCCACCATGACGCTGGCAGTGGTGCTGGGAGCCTTCATCGTCTGCTGGTTCCCCTACTTCACCCTCTTCACCTACCGGGGCGTGTCGGGGGACAGCCAGGTCAAAGGCACACTCATGTCCATTGTGCTCTGGCTGGGCTATGCCAACTCAGCCCTGAACCCCATCCTCTATGGGACACTCAACAAGGATTTCCGAGTGGCCTACCAGAACttgctgcactgctgcaggacGGGATACCCCAGGAACTCCCACCTGCCTCCCctgcagcaggcccagcccaggggcaggcagggccagagcaggcaggagggcaAACCCTTGAAGCTGGAGGTGAGGAATGAGAAGGGGACTCTGCTCACTGACGGAGCCCTCAAGAG CACTGGAGCTTTCCTGTGA